Proteins encoded in a region of the Limanda limanda chromosome 17, fLimLim1.1, whole genome shotgun sequence genome:
- the LOC133023203 gene encoding E3 ubiquitin-protein ligase TRIM39-like — MASASSLLSEEMLLCSICLDVFTDPVSILCGHNFCSSCLHTYWDSGDTCQCPMCKREFSTRPELQVNTFISELAVEFKKLVQVKASTPGPQLPEVDVLCDICSEIKEKAVKSCLTCLTSFCESHLEPHGRVAVLKGHTLLEPVKNLDDRMCETHNKMTELYCLKEQAFICLLCLKADHKGHNAVPLEEQYEKVAATKDEAQANMQKLIQTRIEKIAKVEELLYVSRVDSEKEEQAAVQVFTELIQSIQTSQAELVEAIQQRHRGIKQKGEELLKELRKEVTELKSRSSQLEHLSQSQDHYHFLQSFPTLSIPPHESCPDTDLGPDLSFQDMQGHLTRLKLRVDEIMEEIPEIRMKRMKRMREHAVDLTLDPDTAKNSLVISEDGKQVTQEDNIKKDKVKDNPKRFNTFDQVLAKEGFMTGKFYFEVQVKGKIGWIVGVVRESVDRKNWRVLSVKDGYWCIQLFGGKYQTTADSKPIILKEELQKVGVFVDYNKGEVSFYNADSKSRIGCITGCCFTEKLYPYFSPWWNDNGNSAPLIITPVPQTH, encoded by the coding sequence ATGGCTTCAGCCAGctctctgctgtcagaggagATGTTACTGTGTTCCATCTGTCTGGACGTGTTCACAGACCCAGTCTCGATCCTGTGTGGACACAACTTCTGCAGCTCATGTCTCCACACGTACTGGGACAGCGGAGACACTTGCCAGTGTCCCATGTGCAAACGGGAATTCTCCACAAGACCTGAACTTCAAGTCAACACTTTCATCTCAGAGTTAGCTGTTGAGTTTAAGAAGTTGGTTCAAGTCAAAGCCTCGACTCCAGGCCCACAGCTTCCGGAGGTTGACGTTCTCTGTGACATCTgctctgagataaaagaaaaggccGTTAAATCTTGCCTGACGTGTCTGACTTCTTTCTGTGAGTCACACCTGGAGCCGCATGGGAGAGTTGCTGTGCTCAAAGGTCACACGTTATTAGAGCCAGTGAAGAATCTCGACGACAGGATGTGcgagacacacaacaagatgACCGAGCTGTACTGCTTGAAGGAGCAGGCCTTCATTTGCCTCCTGTGTTTGAAAGCTGATCACAAGGGTCACAACGCCGTCCCCCTGGAGGAGCAATATGAAAAAGTGGCAGCAACAAAAGACGAGGCACAGGCAAACATGCAGAAGTTGATACAGACACGGATTGAGAAGATAGCGAAGGTTGAAGAATTACTCTATGTCAGCCGGGTAGATTCTGAAAAAGAGGAACAAGCCGCCGTGCAGGTGTTCACCGAGTTGATCCAGTCCATTCAGACGAGCCAGGCCGAGCTGGTTGAGGCGATCCagcagaggcacagaggaataaagcaAAAGGGTGAAGAGCTTCTCAAAGAACTGAggaaggaagtgactgagctcaAGAGCCGAAGCAGtcagctggaacatctgtcacagtcacaggatcACTATCATTTCCTCCAGAGCTTCCCGACCTTGTCCATACCTCCACACGAGAGCTGTCCCGACACAGACCTCGGCCCTGACCTGTCTTTCCAGGACATGCAAGGTCACCTGACTCGGCTGAAACTGAGAGTCGACGAAATAATGGAAGAGATTCCTGAgatcagaatgaaaagaatgaaaagaatgagAGAGCACGCGGTCGACTTGACCCTTGACCCTGACACTGCAAAGAACTCACTTGTCATAAGCGAAGACGGAAAACAAGTTACACAagaagacaacattaaaaaggacaaagttAAAGACAATCCAAAGAGATTTAATACATTTGATCAGGTTTTGGCAAAAGAGGGATTCATGACAGGgaagttttactttgaggtgCAGGTGAAAGGAAAGATAGGTTGGATCGTTGGTGTGGTCAGGGAGTCGGTGGATAGAAAGAACTGGAGAGTTCTGTCAGTTAAAGATGGATATTGGTGCATTCAATTGTTTGGGGGCAAATATCAAACAACTGCAGACTCAAAACCTATAATATTGAAAGAAGAGCTTCAGAAGGTGGGCGTCTTTGTAGACTACAACAAAGGTGAGGTGTCTTTTTACAATGCAGACTCTAAATCACGCATCGGTTGCATCACAGGCTGCTGCTTTACAGAGAAACTTTATCCGTACTTCAGCCCTTGGTGGAATGATAATGGAAACTCCGCCCCTCTCATCATTACACCTGTACCTCAAACTCACTAG